One window of Flavobacterium dauae genomic DNA carries:
- a CDS encoding DEAD/DEAH box helicase gives MATFEQFNLPKSLQKALDELGFIHPTPIQEKSFNIILSGKDVMGIAQTGTGKTFAYLLPILKQWKFQPTDAPRVVILVPTRELVVQVVEEVEKLTKYMSIRVLGIYGGVNINTQKTSVYDGIDILVGTPGRTMDLALDNVLRFDALQKLVIDEFDEILNLGFRTQLTSILSMMKDKKQNILFSATMTEEVDEILDDYFNFPEEVSLAPSGTPLEKIKQSAYAVPNFLTKLNILKDILTNDETSTRVLLFVNNKRLADYVLEQLEEDFPEQFGVIHSNKTQNYRLNTMELFQNGELRGLVTTDVMARGLDITDITHVFNLQLPEIPEQYIHRIGRTGRADKEGFAVSFVSPKEEEAQLEIEELMDYEIPMVEIPSHIKIAEQKLEFEKDRVKMKTNKRKIDAERGEAFHEKKDKNKKVNLGGPGKRTPRKSAPRNRAVERKRNEKRKKK, from the coding sequence ATGGCAACATTTGAGCAATTCAATTTACCCAAATCTTTACAAAAAGCATTAGACGAATTAGGTTTCATTCATCCTACTCCTATTCAGGAGAAATCTTTTAACATTATCTTATCAGGTAAAGACGTTATGGGAATTGCTCAAACAGGAACCGGAAAAACTTTTGCCTATTTACTTCCTATTTTAAAACAATGGAAATTTCAACCAACCGATGCACCACGTGTCGTTATCTTAGTGCCAACACGCGAATTAGTTGTTCAAGTGGTTGAAGAGGTAGAAAAATTAACCAAATATATGTCAATCCGCGTATTGGGAATTTACGGTGGCGTGAACATCAACACCCAAAAAACATCGGTTTATGACGGCATTGATATTTTGGTGGGAACACCCGGAAGGACTATGGATTTGGCGTTAGACAACGTACTGCGATTTGATGCTTTGCAAAAATTGGTCATTGACGAATTTGATGAGATTCTGAATTTAGGTTTCCGTACCCAGCTAACATCTATTCTTTCTATGATGAAAGATAAAAAACAAAACATTTTGTTTTCGGCAACAATGACCGAAGAAGTAGATGAAATTTTAGATGATTATTTTAATTTTCCCGAAGAGGTTTCATTAGCACCATCGGGAACTCCATTAGAAAAAATCAAACAAAGTGCGTATGCTGTACCTAATTTTTTGACTAAATTAAATATTTTAAAAGATATTTTAACAAATGATGAAACCAGCACACGGGTTTTATTATTTGTAAACAATAAACGATTGGCAGATTATGTTTTGGAACAATTAGAAGAAGATTTTCCGGAACAATTTGGCGTTATCCATTCCAATAAAACGCAAAATTACCGTTTAAACACCATGGAATTATTCCAAAATGGTGAATTGCGTGGCTTGGTAACTACCGACGTAATGGCTCGCGGATTGGACATTACCGATATTACTCACGTTTTTAATTTGCAGTTACCCGAAATTCCTGAACAATACATTCACCGCATTGGTAGAACCGGACGTGCCGACAAAGAAGGTTTTGCTGTGAGTTTTGTTAGCCCAAAAGAAGAAGAAGCCCAGTTGGAAATTGAAGAACTAATGGATTATGAAATTCCAATGGTCGAAATTCCTTCACATATTAAAATTGCCGAACAAAAACTGGAATTTGAAAAAGACCGTGTGAAAATGAAAACCAACAAACGCAAAATTGACGCGGAACGAGGTGAAGCCTTTCACGAGAAAAAAGACAAAAATAAAAAGGTAAATTTAGGTGGTCCGGGAAAACGAACTCCGCGAAAATCGGCTCCAAGAAACCGTGCGGTGGAACGTAAACGAAACGAAAAACGCAAAAAAAAATAA
- a CDS encoding PPK2 family polyphosphate kinase produces MKRKYFKVPEDLNLKERPTTYETGLDLLSIKKELKKYRKKIAEFQDMMYADDRYSVLICFQGMDTAGKDSMIREVFKGFNARGVVVESFKTPSYKELQHDFMWRHYTKLPEKGKFTVFNRTHYENVLVTRVHPEYLENERNPHTDINSLTDDFWTDRMKRMVQFEKFWTENGTIILKFYLHISKDEQKKRLLKRIEKPKHQWKFSPGDLAERELWDKYQFCYQEVLKNSNHKKGEWFIIPSDDKDVSRLIVAKIIYETLKEYKDIVYPQPEPEILERISHYKEELLKNN; encoded by the coding sequence ATGAAACGAAAATATTTTAAAGTTCCGGAAGATTTGAATTTAAAGGAACGGCCAACAACTTATGAAACCGGTTTGGATTTGTTATCGATAAAAAAAGAATTAAAAAAGTACCGGAAAAAAATAGCCGAATTTCAGGATATGATGTATGCAGATGACCGTTATTCGGTTTTAATTTGCTTTCAGGGAATGGATACTGCCGGAAAAGACAGTATGATTCGCGAAGTTTTTAAAGGATTTAATGCACGCGGAGTGGTGGTCGAAAGTTTTAAAACACCGTCATACAAAGAATTACAACACGATTTTATGTGGAGGCATTATACCAAATTACCCGAAAAAGGAAAATTTACCGTTTTTAACCGTACGCATTACGAAAATGTTTTAGTAACAAGGGTACATCCTGAATATTTAGAAAATGAACGCAATCCGCATACAGATATTAATTCTTTGACGGATGATTTTTGGACTGATCGAATGAAACGTATGGTTCAGTTTGAAAAATTCTGGACTGAAAATGGTACAATTATTCTAAAATTCTATCTGCATATCAGCAAAGATGAACAAAAAAAACGTTTGTTAAAACGTATTGAAAAGCCAAAACACCAATGGAAATTTTCTCCGGGCGATTTAGCAGAACGAGAACTTTGGGATAAATACCAGTTTTGTTATCAGGAAGTTTTAAAAAACAGTAACCATAAAAAAGGGGAGTGGTTCATTATTCCAAGCGATGATAAAGATGTAAGTAGATTAATTGTTGCAAAAATAATTTACGAAACCCTTAAAGAGTATAAAGATATTGTTTATCCGCAACCAGAACCTGAAATTTTAGAACGCATTTCGCACTATAAAGAGGAATTACTTAAAAACAACTAA